Proteins from a single region of Echeneis naucrates chromosome 2, fEcheNa1.1, whole genome shotgun sequence:
- the LOC115052710 gene encoding semaphorin-5B-like, whose protein sequence is MLMSRWGVWVLSPCGLVLVICSSVCLSQQPPIKAADCNRKEHPVVSYQALRPWMFEFSHPGVKDFSQLALDLSRNQLIVGSRNFIFRLSLFNASLIQATEWAPDEDTKRSCQSKGKSEEECQNYIRVLLISGQTLFTCGTNAFTPVCITRQVGNSSQVLDTVNGVARCPYDPRHNSTAMVTEKGELYAATVIDFSGRDPVIYRSLGNMPPLRTAQYNSKWLNEPHFVSVYEIGRFAYFFLRETAVENDCGKMVFSRVARVCKNDMGGRFLLEDTWTTFMKARLNCSRSGEIPFYYNELQSTFYLPEQDLIYGIFTTNVNSISASAVCAFNLSAITQAFNGPFRYQENPRTAWLATPNPIPNFQCGTLEEGGHGGNLTERSLQDAQRLFLMNDVVQPVTINPLLTQDNLRFSKLVVDIVQGQDTLYHVIYIGTEYGTILKALSTTNKSLHGCYLEELRILPEGQIGPIKSLQILQSDRSLFVGLDDRLVKIPLERCYNYPNERYCMEARDPYCGWDHKQKRCTTIEESSNMNQWTQNITECPLRNLTQDGGFGPWAPWQPCNHDDGEGSISSCACRSRSCDGPVARCGGVECKGPTIQVANCSRNGGWTPWSSWGQCSSTCGIGFEVRQRSCNNPSPRHGGRICVGQGREERLCNEKKPCPLPVLWTSWSPWAHCSAECGGGVHSRTRTCENGNICPGCATEYKVCNLEACPEVRRNTPWTPWMPVNVSHDGSRQEQRFRYTCRALLPDPQQLQLGKKKMETRFCPNDGSGACQTDSLVEDLVKTSGRTLTQPQGARWGSWETWSSCSQQCSRGFRTRKRSCSTAEGRTSPNACVGSPVEYQDCNTQPCPVTGAWSCWSSWSQCSSSCGGGHYQRTRTCSSPPPANGGDICIGLHTEEALCNTHACEGWAEWTEWGDCDEEGLQHRTHRCGEDMEAEASPCQGNLTQSRPCQPHEVPVILPGQEDHSCATFTLFQLVAVGLASFFAAALLSALAYSYCHHLNRPSAESAVIHPSTPNHLTYNKQGNTAPKNEKYIPMEFKTLNKNNLHMNDETCNHFPSPLPSSNMFATTYYPPSLSKYDFHPDSPCRTYMHS, encoded by the exons ATGCTTATGTCAAGGTGGGGGGTGTGGGTCCTCTCCCCCTGTGGCCTTGTGCTGGTcatctgttcatctgtctgtctgtcccagCAGCCTCCCATCAAAGCTGCCGACTGCAATCGAAAAGAACATCCTGTTGTCTCCTACCAAG CATTAAGACCGTGGATGTTCGAGTTCTCTCATCCAGGAGTGAAAGATTTCTCCCAGCTGGCCTTGGACCTGAGCAGAAACCAGCTCATTGTGGGCTCAAG aaactTCATCTTCCGCCTGAGTTTGTTCAACGCCTCCCTCATCCAG gcGACTGAATGGGCTCCTGATGAAGACACAAAGCGCTCATGTCAGAGCAAAGGCAAATCTGAG GAGGAATGTCAAAACTACATTCGGGTTTTGCTGATCAGCGGGCAGACGCTATTCACATGTGGGACGAATGCTTTTACCCCCGTGTGTATAACCAGGCAG GTTGGAAACTCCAGTCAGGTGTTGGACACAGTGAACGGTGTTGCCCGATGCCCCTACGACCCGCGGCATAACTCCACCGCCATGGTAACAGAGAAGGGCGAGTTGTACGCCGCGACGGTGATCGACTTCTCAGGACGTGACCCAGTCATCTACAGGAGCCTGGGGAACATGCCGCCACTCCGCACCGCTCAGTACAACTCCAAGTGGCTCAACG AGCctcattttgtgtctgtttatgagATTGGTCGATTTGCCTACTTCTTCCTGAGGGAAACGGCGGTAGAAAATGACTGTGGCAAGATGGTTTTCTCTCGAGTCGCCCGGGTCTGTAAGAATGATATGGGAGGTCGTTTCCTACTGGAGGACACCTGGACCACTTTCATGAAGGCCCGGCTCAACTGTTCCCGCTCTGGAGAAATCCCCTTTTACTACAATGAGCTGCAGAGCACGTTTTATCTACCGGAGCAGGATCTGATCTACGGCATCTTCACAACTAATGT GAACAGCATATCAGCTTCTGCCGTTTGCGCCTTCAATCTAAGCGCCATCACCCAGGCCTTCAATGGACCTTTCCGTTACCAGGAGAACCCCCGCACCGCCTGGCTCGCCACTCCTAATCCTATACCCAATTTTCAG TGTGGCACTTTGGAGGAAGGAGGCCACGGGGGAAACCTGACAGAGCGCAGCCTCCAGGACGCCCAGCGACTCTTCCTCATGAACGACGTGGTCCAGCCAGTGACAATCAATCCTCTGCTCACTCAGGACAACCTGCGCTTCTCCAAGCTGGTGGTGGACATCGTGCAAGGCCAAGACACCCTCTATCATGTCATATACATTGGCACTG AATATGGCACCATCCTGAAGGCTCTCTCTACAACCAATAAAAGCCTTCATGGCTGCTATTTGGAGGAGCTCAGGATCCTGCCTGAAGGGCAAATTGGACCAATCAAGAGCTTGCAAATCCTCCAAAGTGACAGGTCCTTGTTCGTGGGGCTTGACGACAGATTGGTGAAGATCCCATTGGAGCGATGCTACAACTATCCAAATGAACG CTACTGCATGGAAGCCAGGGACCCGTACTGTGGCTGGGATCACAAACAGAAGCGTTGCACCACCATTGAGGAGAGCTCCAACATGAACCAGTGGACCCAAAACATCACAGAGTGTCCA TTGAGGAACCTAACACAGGATGGCGGATTTGGCCCTTGGGCACCGTGGCAGCCCTGTAACCATGACGATGGCGAGGgctccatcagcagctgtgctTGTCGATCGCGCTCATGTGACGGACCCGTGGCCCGATGTGGTGGGGTCGAATGCAAGGGTCCCACCATCCAGGTGGCAAACTGTTCCAG GAATGGCGGCTGGACTCCCTGGTCTTCGTGGGGCCAGTGCAGCAGCACCTGTGGCATCGGATTTGAAGTGAGGCAGCGGTCCTGCAACAACCCCTCACCTCGTCACGGTGGTCGAATCTGCGTTGGCCAGGGAcgagaggagag GCTGTGCAATGAGAAAAAGCCTTGTCCTTTGCCAGTGTTATGGACATCGTGGAGCCCCTGGGCTCACTGCAGTGCTGAATGTGGAGGTGGAGTCCACTCCAGGACCAGAACCTGTGAGAATGGAAACATTTGTCCTGGATGTGCTACG GAATATAAAGTCTGTAACCTGGAGGCTTGTCCGGAAGTACGGCGCAACACTCCCTGGACCCCGTGGATGCCAGTCAATGTCAGTCATGACGGATCACGGCAAGAACAGAGATTTAGGTACACCTGCCGGGCGCTGCTACCCGAcccccagcagctccagctgggcaagaagaagatggagacCCGGTTTTGTCCAAATGATGGATCTGGAGCATGTCAAACAGACT CCCTGGTTGAAGACTTGGTGAAGACTAGTGGACGCACTCTGACCCAACCTCAAGGTGCTCGCTGGGGATCCTGGGAAACGTGGTCCAGCTGTTCACAGCAGTGCTCCAGAGGCTTCCGAACTCGGAAACGTAGTTGCTCAACGGCAGAGGGCAGGACCAGCCCAAACGCCTGCGTAGGATCTCCTGTAGAGTATCAGGACTGCAACACTCAACCCTGTCCAG TGACTGGGGCCTGGTCTTGCTGGTCCTCCTGGTCCCAGTGCTCATCTAGCTGCGGGGGTGGACATTACCAGCGGACTCGGACGTGCAGCAGCCCGCCCCCTGCCAATGGAGGAGACATCTGTATTGGCCTGCACACTGAAGAGGCTCTCTGCAACACACATGCTTGTGAAG GTTGGGCCGAGTGGACAGAGTGGGGGGACTGTGATGAAGAAGGTCTGCAGCATCGCACTCATCGCTGCGGGGAGGACATGGAGGCCGAGGCCAGTCCCTGCCAGGGCAACCTCACCCAGTCCCGGCCATGCCAGCCCCACGAGGTGCCAG TCATTTTACCTGGACAGGAAGACCACAGCTGTGCAA CCTTTACCTTGTTCCAGTTAGTGGCTGTGGGCCTTGCCAGTTTCTTTGCAGCAGCGTTGCTGTCAGCGCTGGCCTACTCTTACTGCCACCACCTGAACCGGCCTTCGGCGGAGTCAGCAGTCATCCACCCCAGCACACCCAACCACCTCACCTACAACAAGCAGGGCAACACGGCACCAAAGAACGAGAAGTACATCCCCATGGAGTTTAAG ACGCTAAACAAGAACAATCTCCACATGAACGACGAGACGTGCAACCACTTCCCCTCCCCGCTACCCTCCAGCAATATGTTCGCCACCACCTACTATCCTCCCAGCCTGAGCAAGTACGACTTCCATCCTGACTCCCCCTGCAGGACCTACATGCACAGCTGA